Below is a genomic region from Syngnathus typhle isolate RoL2023-S1 ecotype Sweden linkage group LG3, RoL_Styp_1.0, whole genome shotgun sequence.
aaaataacTTAACAGGCACCTTTTTGTAAAGAAGGCACCCATATGACTGATTTGGTGAATTTCAGCCTCTTTTCAAATTGACTAAACTCAAAGTTCAACCAGCATTTCTGAACAGATTTTGGTCGTACCACTCTGTTCTTTATGAGCAACAAGGCCTTTTTGTGATTACAGTAATCCATATCTCAAGCATGCAACGGAAGtgatttttcttccattttccaCTTGATGGTTTGTCTTACAGCAAATTATTGTTTTACTCTCCAGGCTTTAGACTACAGTGATGATGAGAAGGAGCAGCAAGCCAAGAGGAGAGTGAAAAACACAAAGCACAACACAGGTAAAATaagataatggaaaaaaaaatgtcgtctTACTTTAGAAGAAGGTTAAGCGTTTCTGTCATGGCTTTATTCTTGACATTTTGTCCCCTCATAGAAATTCTTATGGTGAAGACTCTGCAGCCGCACCGTGTAACACCAAGACATTCAGACGCTCCATTCAGGCGTCTTAATGGAAACAACCCCCACCATCCTTTTCGTCATTCTCGTCAGCCACCCCTGCACACAGATGTTACCCGCGAGTACCATGCTCCTCCCTGCCTTGATCTACCCTATCCTCCTCCCTCAGTCACATTCCCTCCTCCTTCTTTCTTTAGTCCATCATACACCTCTACCGGCGAGTACCATGCTCCTCCCTGCCTTGATCTACCCTATCCTCCTCCCTCAATCAACTTCCCTCGCTTCCCTCCTCCATCATTCTTTAGTCCATCATACACCTCTCTACTCTGTCCACCAAATTCTGtccctttttcaaatttctatcctccaccaccaccaccaccaccaccaccaccaccaccaccacaataaAATTCAACACATTGGACTAACTGTATAAAGTCTGAAGTGTGTGCATCTAAAGAAGAGTCTGATCAATATGGATTTTTTATGCTAATTATAATATCTGGCATATCAATTTTCAGAACAAAATTCTAATGACCTTGTAACCATTTGAttaattttaaatgtttaatggACAAAGTAATTTTTTGTGGTCAATAAAAGATATAAATGACATTTGTCTATTTTActctttttctttgtcctttAGTATTTGTTCAACATCACAACAGTGAGAAGAGGTTAGAAATGGTCCAACCCAGTATTTTTCATGGTTAGTTGATTTAGAATCTAGACAAACAACCTCCAGTTTcagccttttgttttcttttgttcagacaaaataTGTAGGTCTTACCTTAAAACATTTTTCGACAGTTTCGGCTGCAACTTCCGCCTCGGAAGCTATTAGTACTGAAGATATAATGAACACAATCCAACGTCCAGTTTCTGTGTCACCGAGCCCCTTCCCCAAGCTGTAGAGGAGGGGGCAGAAGAGTACAAACTGCAGCCAAATCGGCCAGTGTGGCTTAATCAAAGGCAAtagcatagaaatgtgtctaaTCATGTCTTGAATGCTATTACTGAGGTAGCAGCTCTGATATCTGTTGGTGAGGCATTCCAGATCTCTGGAGCCCAAAGAGAGAATGCTCTCGACCCTGCAGACTTCTTTTTTGGCTCTTGGGGGGTCACTAAACTCTAAGACCTGCGGTTTGTGAATTAAGTTTCAAGAGGGAACATATGGTAGAATTTGGTCGACGAGATAGGAAGGCGCTAACCTATGTAAtattttataggttagtagCAGAACGTTGAAATTACATCTCAAGTGGACCAGGATTCAATGCAAGTTGGCTCGTATTGGGGTTATATGATCGAGCTTACTCTTCCTTGTGGGCAGTCTCGCTGCAGCATTTTGAATTGACTGTAGACTTTCAGTACTAGACATAGGAAGACCAGATAATACATTGAAATAATTGAGGCGTGACGTAACAAATGCATGTATAATAATTTCTGTGTTGCATGTTGAAAAaagagttgcccacggtgagaggcgtcgagcaggtgtgggtatacttattgccccccggctgggcgcctgcacattggggttcaccccggtgaacgagagggtagcctccctccgccttcgggtggggggacgggtcctgactgttgtttgtgtctatgcaccaaacggcagttcagagtacccaccgtctttggagtccctggaggaggtgctggagagcgctccttctggggactccatcgttctactgggtgacttcaatgctcacgtgggcaatgacagtgagacctggaagagcgtgattgggaggaacggcccccccgatctgaacccgagcggtgttctattattggacttctgtgctcgacacggattttctataatgaacaccatgttcaaacataagggtgtccatgtgtgcacttggcaccaggacaccctaggccgcagttcgatgatcgactttgtagtcgtgtcattggatttgcggccgcatgttttggacactcgggcgaagagaggggcggagctgtcaactgatcaccacctggtggtgggttggctccgatggtgagggaagatgccggtccgacctggcagacccaaacgttctgtgagggtctgctgagaacgtctggcggaatcccctgtcaggaagagcttcaactcccacctccggcaaaacttttcccacgtcccgggggaggcgggggacattgagtcagagtggaccttgttccgcccctccattgttgaggcggccaaccggagctgtggccgtaaggtcattggtgcctgtcgtggcggcaatccccgaacccgctgatggacaccggcggtaagggatgccgtcaagctgaagaaggagtcctatcgggccgttttggcctgcgggactcccgaggcagctgacaggtaccggatggccaagcgaaacgcggcttcggcagtttctgaggcaaaaacccgggcgtgggaggagtttggcaaggccatggagaatgagttccggacggctttgaggaaattctggtccaccatccggcgtctcaggagggggaagcagtgcaacgtcaacactgtttacagtggagatggcgtgctgctgacctcgactcgggatgtCGTGtgcctcctcaattccaccgacacaccttccattgtggaggcagggccaggggactctgaggcgatccctccaatctctggggttgaagtcacagaggtagttaaaaaactcctcggtggcaaggccccgggggtggatgagatccgcccggatttcttataggctctggatgttgtggggctgtcatggctgacacgtctctacagcatcgcgtggacatcggggacagtgcctctggattggcagactggggtggtggttcccctctttaagaagggggacccgagggtgtgttccaattacaggggaattacactccttagcctccctggtaaggtctattcaggggtgctggagaggagg
It encodes:
- the LOC133151412 gene encoding H/ACA ribonucleoprotein complex non-core subunit NAF1-like isoform X2, with the protein product MGEHFLKKNEQMEQSTHEKEMAVQPETPASSQSLDTQEHQEAHENTHTISVAAIPSLVSEHNIEGFGTEMSEDSDSPSSSFSPDTVFENAADDEDLNQPAPFKTKDEILLEDLPAVEELTVSLPDDVELIPVGTVSSIIQQLVIIQSLQDSPALNDDSIIFQSDRRALGKALDYSDDEKEQQAKRRVKNTKHNTEILMVKTLQPHRVTPRHSDAPFRRLNGNNPHHPFRHSRQPPLHTDVTREYHAPPCLDLPYPPPSVTFPPPSFFSPSYTSTGEYHAPPCLDLPYPPPSINFPRFPPPSFFSPSYTSLLCPPNSVPFSNFYPPPPPPPPPPPPPPQ